One Fictibacillus halophilus genomic window, AATTCCGGGTCTTAAATTGTATTTTGCCGCAATTTCTGGATCTTGGCTGTTCTTTACAAATTCAAGAAGCTGATTAGCTATTTTAATATCTTCATCTGAAAATGGATAAGGTACTTCAACTGCTTTTTGTCTAAGTGTTGGGTGACCCTCTCTTATAACATCTTTCATCGTTAACACAAGCAAAACCTCCGTGCCGATATACTTTAAAGTTAATTTAATTTCCTCTTATCATAACATAGAGGATTTTTAATAAAAAAGAACGGGAATAAAATATTTTGTTCTATATTCTATTTGAACCTTATTTTGTAAGCGTATCTATTAAAGCTTGGAAAGACTGATACAGCAGAAGAAATAATATGAAACAGTTATGTAAACGAGCGTTATTAATCGTTAGATGAATGAAGTTTAAAAGATGATTCAACTATATACAACCTATAGATTGACTGTGTATGAGCAGTGGTGTAAACTAATTTACGTGAAAAGGATTGTTGTGTTACTCTAGTTATGTAAAATAGTAATACAGTTAGGATGCCGTAAGATGGTTTAGCTCTTTGATACAAGGGAAAACTTCAATGGGTATACAAAGGCATACCTAAAAGCCTTTTAAAAATATAAACCTGTCTTAAAAATGTATCACTTTGGGCAACCTGTTAAATATGTGCATGTTTTTAAGATCAGGAAAAATTGACAGGGTAAAAGAAAGGAAGAGGTGACTTTTCATGACGAAAACAATTGATGCAGTTCAAGATCAATTTGAAACGTTCCAGATTCTTTCTGAAGACGGAGAGGTTGTTAACGAATCGGCAATGCCGAATTTGTCTGATGAAGATCTGCAAGAACTAATGCGCCGCATGGTTTACACTCGTATTTGGGATCAGCGTGCAATCTCTCTAAACAGACAAGGGCGTCTTGGTTTCTATGCTCCAGTAGCAGGACAAGAAGCTTCAATGCTAGGAACACATTATGCATTAGATAAAGAAGATTGGATTCTTCCAGGATACCGTGATATCCCTCAAATGGTTTTCCACGGTTTCCCATTAACTCAAGCATTCTTATGGTCTCGTGGACATTTCCAAGGTGGACAGATTCCTGAAGGCGTTAACGTACTAATGCCACAAATCATCATCGGAGCTCAAATTATCCAAGCTGCTGGTGTTGGTTTCGGACTTAAGAAACAAGGTAAAAAGAACGTATGTATCACTTACACTGGTGACGGTGGAGCTTCACAAGGTGACTTCTATGAAGGATTGAACTTTGCAGGAGCTTATCGTGCGAATACGATCTTTGTTGTACAAAACAACCGTTTTGCGATCTCAGTTCCAGTTGAGAAGCAATCTGCAGCAAAAACGATCGCTCAAAAAGCGGTTGCAGCTGGTATTGAAGGTATTCAAGTTGATGGTATGGATGTTCTTGCAGTTTATGCAGCGACTCAACAAGCTCGTGAGCGTGCAGTTTCTGGTGAAGGTCCTACATTGATTGAAACTCTTACTTATCGTTATGGGCCGCATACGATGGCAGGAGATGACCCTACTCGTTACCGTACAAAAGATCTTGATAATGAATGGGAAAAGAAAGATCCACTTGTTCGTTTCCGTAAGTTCTTGGAAAAGAAGAACCTTTGGTCTGAAGAGCAAGAAAATAAAGTGGTAGAAGAAGCAAAAGAAGATATTAAAGCTGCCATCAAGAAAGCTGACGGAGCACCTAAGCAAAAGGTTACTGACCTTATTGGATTCATGTTTGAGGATCTTCCGTTCAACCTTCGTGAGCAGTTAGAAGAATACACAGCAAAGGAGTCGAAATAATATGGCTCAAATGACTATGATTCAAGCAATTACAGACGCTATGCGCAATGAATTAAAAAACAATGAACAAGTTCTTGTTTTCGGTGAAGACGTAGGTCAAAACGGTGGTGTTTTCCGTGCTACTGAAGGGCTTCAAAAAGAATTTGGCGAAGACCGCGTTTTTGATACTCCGCTAGCTGAGTCTGGAATTGGGGGACTTGCAATAGGTCTTGGGCTTACAGGTTTCCGTCCAGTAATGGAGATTCAGTTCTTCGGTTTTGTTTTTGAAGTTTTTGATTCAGTTGCTGCACAAATGGGTCGTATGAGATACCGTTCAGGTGGGGTTTACACTTCTCCAGTAACAATCCGTTCACCATTTGGTGGAGGCGTTAAAACACCGGAGCTTCATGCAGACAGCCTTGAAGGGTTAATGTACCAAACTCCTGGTATCAAAGTAGTTATTCCTTCAACTCCATATGACGCGAAAGGTCTATTAATCTCTGCAATTCGTGATAATGATCCAGTAGTTTATCTAGAACATATGAAATTATACCGTTCTTTCCGTGGCGAAGTGCCAGAGGAAGAATACACGATCGAACTTGGGAAAGCAGATGTGAAGCGTGAAGGTAAAGATGTATCTATCATTACTTACGGTGCTATGGTTCACGCATCATTAAAAGCTGCTGAAGAATTAGAAAAAGAAGGCATCTCTGCTGAAGTTATCGACCTTCGTACAATCAGCCCGCTTGATATCGAAACAATCATGGCGTCTGTTGAAAAAACAGGACGAGCGATTGTGGTGCAAGAAGCACAGAAGCAAGCTGGTATTGGAGCGTTCGTTGTAGCTGAAATCAACGACCGTGCAATCCTTCACTTAGAAGCACCTGTACTGCGTGTTACTGCACCAGACACAGTGTTCCCATACGCTTCTGCAGAAGATGTTTGGATTCCAGATCATCGTGATATTGTAGATAAAGCAAAGAAAGTCTACAATTTCTAAAAAAATGAATGTTAGCTGAAAGAGACGTCTGTACTAGACTGTTTCTTTCAGCTCTTTCACATCAGTGACGAAAAAGATTGTTATAAAATAGGAGGCGTTAATCGTGGCATTTGAATTTAAGCTTCCCGATATTGGAGAAGGAATTCACGAAGGTGAAATTGTAAAGTGGTTTGTAAAAGCAGGGGACGAAGTTAAAGAAGACGATATCCTGCTTGAAGTACAAAACGATAAAGCTGTAGTTGAAATTCCATCACCTGTAGACGGTAAAATTCTTGAATTAAAAGTAGATGAAGGAACAGTATCTGTTGTTGGTGATGTTCTAGTAACAATCGAAGCAGAAGGTGAAATTCCTGCTGATGCACATGGCAGCAGTGAAGAAGCTCCAGAACAGCCTAAAGCTGAAGAAGAAAAGAATGTGACTGCTGAACAAGCTAAAGAAGCTGACAAATCAGAAGCTAAAACAGATAAAACTGAAGATACAGCAAAAGAAGAACCAGCAGACGAATCTAAGCGAGTTATTGCAATGCCTTCTGTTCGTAAATATGCTCGTGAAAAAGAAGTTGATATTCGTAAAGTACAAGGTTCTGGCGATAACGGACGTGTACTAAAAGAAGATATCGACAAATTCGTAAGTGGCGGCGGAGCAGCTGAAGCAGCACCACAAGCGACTGATGCTGAAGCAGCTCCAAAAGCTGAAGCGAAGAAAGAAGCGCCTAAAGCTATTCCAGCAGGAGAAATGGAAACTCGTGAAAAGATCAAAGGAATTAGAAAAGCGATCTCAAAAGCGATGGTTAACTCCAAACATACAGCTCCGCATGTTACACTAATGGATGAAGTGGACGTTACTGATCTTGTTGCACACCGTAAGAAATTTAAGCAAGTTGCTGCAGACAAAGGCATCAAGCTTACTTATCTTCCATACGTGGTGAAAGCATTAACATCTGCACTACGTGAATACCCTGTGCTTAATGCATCAATTGACGATGCAAACGAAGAAATCGTGTACAAGCACTATTACAACATCGGTATTGCGGCAGATACAGATAACGGTCTAATGGTACCAGTTGTAAAAGAAGCGGATCGTAAATCTATCTTCAAAATCTCTTCTGAAATCAATGAGTTAGCTACTAAAGCACGTGATGGTAAGCTTTCTGGTGAAGAGATGAAGGGCGGATCTTGTACGATTACGAATATCGGTTCTGCAGGCGGTCAATGGTTCACACCAGTAATCAACCACCCAGAAGTTGCGATCTTAGGTATCGGCCGTATTGCTGAAAAAGCAGTTGTTAAAGACGGAGAAGTAGTTGTAGCTCCTGTTTTAGCTCTATCTCTTAGCTTTGACCACCGTCTGATCGATGGTGCAACAGCTCAAAATGCATTGAATCACATTAAGCGTTTATTGAACGATCCACAACTATTAGTAATGGAGGCGTAATTCGATGGTAGTAGGAGATTTTCCAATTGAGTTAGACACACTTGTCATAGGTTCAGGTCCTGGGGGATATGTTGCAGCAATTCGTGCAGCACAATTAGGACAAAAAGTGGCTATTGCGGAAAAGGCAGAAATGGGCGGCGTTTGTTTGAACGTTGGTTGTATTCCATCAAAAGCTTTAATTAATGCAGGTCACCGTGTAGAACATGCTAATCACTCTGAAGATATGGGGATTACTGTTGATAACGTAACAGTGGATTTCAGCAAAGTTCAAGACTGGAAAGCAGGCATCGTTAAGAAGCTTACTGGCGGAGTAGAAGGACTTTTAAAAGGAAATAAAGTTGAAATCATTCGTGGTGAAGCTTATTTCGTAAATGAAAACACTGTTCGTATCATGGATGAGAAGAACTCTCAAACATACACGTTCAAAAATGCGATCATCGCTACTGGTTCACGTCCTATTGAAATCCCAGGTTTCAAATGGAGTGACCGTATTATCTCTTCTACAGGAGCTCTTGCTCTTAAAGAAATTCCTAAGAAGATGGTAGTTATCGGTGGCGGTTATATCGGTATGGAGCTTGGAACAGCTTATGCGAACTTCGGTACTGAAGTAACAATCCTTGAAGGAAGCAAACAAATCCTTCCTGGTTTTGAAAAGCAAATGAGCCAAGTCGTTTCAAAACGCTTAAAGAAAAAAGGCAACGTAGAAGTATTTACTGAAGCAATGGCTAAAGGCGTTGAAGAAACAAAAGACGGAGTTACTGTAACAGCTGAAATCAAAGGTGAGTCTAAGACATTTGAAGCTGACTATGTTCTTGTTACTGTAGGCCGTCGCCCTAATACAGAAGAACTTGGTCTTGAGCAAGTTGGTGTTGAAATGACTGAACGCGGTCTGATCAAAATCAACAAAAAAGCTCAAACAAACGTTAGCGGTATCTATGCAATCGGTGATGTAGTTGAAGGTCCAGCGCTTGCTCACAAAGCTTCTTACGAAGGTAAAGTAGCAGCGGAAGTAATCTCAGGACATGCTGCAGAAATCGATTACATGGCTATCCCGGCTGTAGTGTTCACAGATCCTGAACTTGCTACAGTTGGTTACGACGAGAAATCTGCTAAAGAAGCAGGATTTGATGTTAAAGCATCTAAATTCCCATTCGCAGCTAATGGTCGTGCTCTATCTATGAACGAGACAGATGGTTTCATGAAACTGATCACTCGTAAAGAAGATGGACTTGTACTAGGAGCTCAAATTGCTGGTGGAAATGCATCTGATATGATCGCAGAACTAGGATTGGCAATCGAAGCGGGTATGACTGCTGAAGACATCGCTATGACTATTCACGCTCATCCGACTTTCGGAGAAATTTCTATGGAAGCAGCTGAAGTTGCAATCGGACTTCCTGTACACATTGTAAAATAAATAAACAAATGAATCCCCCTTGTGACTGTTTACAGCTCACAAGGGGGATTTTTTCTGTTCAATCATATATAAGTAAATGCATCATAATCTTTATTTAAAAGCACTTGTCTGAAAACTTTACTCAACTGTTCTTTATCATAAAGATTATAAAAGATTTAAATGGAGGATGTAATGAGAGTTTTCTTGTGTACGTTAATTCAAATGATTATGTGGTGCGGTTATTCAATCGTATTATTTCTCTCACATCACGACCATAGTTTTTACGAGACGATATTATTGTTTATGTTTGGTTATTTTAATTTTTTAGTTGCTCAACGTCTGCATCTAAATAAATCTATTGCACTGAACATGACGCTATCGTTGACCATCATTTATATTACGGGTAAAGCGCTTATAGGCTGACTTAACATAAAATAACGAAAAGGCAGCGAACATAGAGAGTTTTTCTGATTATTTCTTCGGATAATAATACATCACTCTTCCATTAAAAAGATGAAGCTCACCTTTTAGTTTTGAAGCGATAAACTTGCAGAACTCATTGGCCTTGCCTTTATCACCGTGAGTTGAAATATCGGTTAGGGTAAATTGTATGTATTGTTTTTGTTTTTCTTGGTCTGCATCAGCTTCACTTTCCGTTCCAATACCAACTAAAATATATTTATTTTTTCTTTGATCTAATCCTTTTAAATAAAACCATTTTCCTTCAGCCTCTTCCTTTTCTTCAATCGTGTAAGGAAATGCTGCATCAGCATAGCCCCATGATAATTGTTCACCTGTTTTAGTCGTGATGGAACGATAATACAGCAGCAGGTCCTTTAGTTCATCTATTGAAATCACTTGTTTTTCAGATGCTGGAACAAGCTTAACATAGGCACTTTGAGGCATGAGATCCACTCCAATTTGTAATTTTTATCGTCATCTACACATATAAATAGTATATCATATTTTAAGAAGATTTTGACAAATTGAGTTTGAAACTTCTTAAAAAAGGGAATTACTCTTACATTCAATGACACTTCTATTAGTATAGCTTATTTAATTTCAGTAATCAGACGACCCGATCGATGAACGAGGTAATCATACGAGGAGGGGTAACATGGAATGGTTTGAAAAATTGTATGACGAGA contains:
- the lpdA gene encoding dihydrolipoyl dehydrogenase → MVVGDFPIELDTLVIGSGPGGYVAAIRAAQLGQKVAIAEKAEMGGVCLNVGCIPSKALINAGHRVEHANHSEDMGITVDNVTVDFSKVQDWKAGIVKKLTGGVEGLLKGNKVEIIRGEAYFVNENTVRIMDEKNSQTYTFKNAIIATGSRPIEIPGFKWSDRIISSTGALALKEIPKKMVVIGGGYIGMELGTAYANFGTEVTILEGSKQILPGFEKQMSQVVSKRLKKKGNVEVFTEAMAKGVEETKDGVTVTAEIKGESKTFEADYVLVTVGRRPNTEELGLEQVGVEMTERGLIKINKKAQTNVSGIYAIGDVVEGPALAHKASYEGKVAAEVISGHAAEIDYMAIPAVVFTDPELATVGYDEKSAKEAGFDVKASKFPFAANGRALSMNETDGFMKLITRKEDGLVLGAQIAGGNASDMIAELGLAIEAGMTAEDIAMTIHAHPTFGEISMEAAEVAIGLPVHIVK
- a CDS encoding dihydrolipoamide acetyltransferase family protein produces the protein MAFEFKLPDIGEGIHEGEIVKWFVKAGDEVKEDDILLEVQNDKAVVEIPSPVDGKILELKVDEGTVSVVGDVLVTIEAEGEIPADAHGSSEEAPEQPKAEEEKNVTAEQAKEADKSEAKTDKTEDTAKEEPADESKRVIAMPSVRKYAREKEVDIRKVQGSGDNGRVLKEDIDKFVSGGGAAEAAPQATDAEAAPKAEAKKEAPKAIPAGEMETREKIKGIRKAISKAMVNSKHTAPHVTLMDEVDVTDLVAHRKKFKQVAADKGIKLTYLPYVVKALTSALREYPVLNASIDDANEEIVYKHYYNIGIAADTDNGLMVPVVKEADRKSIFKISSEINELATKARDGKLSGEEMKGGSCTITNIGSAGGQWFTPVINHPEVAILGIGRIAEKAVVKDGEVVVAPVLALSLSFDHRLIDGATAQNALNHIKRLLNDPQLLVMEA
- a CDS encoding alpha-ketoacid dehydrogenase subunit beta — encoded protein: MAQMTMIQAITDAMRNELKNNEQVLVFGEDVGQNGGVFRATEGLQKEFGEDRVFDTPLAESGIGGLAIGLGLTGFRPVMEIQFFGFVFEVFDSVAAQMGRMRYRSGGVYTSPVTIRSPFGGGVKTPELHADSLEGLMYQTPGIKVVIPSTPYDAKGLLISAIRDNDPVVYLEHMKLYRSFRGEVPEEEYTIELGKADVKREGKDVSIITYGAMVHASLKAAEELEKEGISAEVIDLRTISPLDIETIMASVEKTGRAIVVQEAQKQAGIGAFVVAEINDRAILHLEAPVLRVTAPDTVFPYASAEDVWIPDHRDIVDKAKKVYNF
- the pdhA gene encoding pyruvate dehydrogenase (acetyl-transferring) E1 component subunit alpha, with the translated sequence MTKTIDAVQDQFETFQILSEDGEVVNESAMPNLSDEDLQELMRRMVYTRIWDQRAISLNRQGRLGFYAPVAGQEASMLGTHYALDKEDWILPGYRDIPQMVFHGFPLTQAFLWSRGHFQGGQIPEGVNVLMPQIIIGAQIIQAAGVGFGLKKQGKKNVCITYTGDGGASQGDFYEGLNFAGAYRANTIFVVQNNRFAISVPVEKQSAAKTIAQKAVAAGIEGIQVDGMDVLAVYAATQQARERAVSGEGPTLIETLTYRYGPHTMAGDDPTRYRTKDLDNEWEKKDPLVRFRKFLEKKNLWSEEQENKVVEEAKEDIKAAIKKADGAPKQKVTDLIGFMFEDLPFNLREQLEEYTAKESK
- a CDS encoding DUF1885 family protein codes for the protein MPQSAYVKLVPASEKQVISIDELKDLLLYYRSITTKTGEQLSWGYADAAFPYTIEEKEEAEGKWFYLKGLDQRKNKYILVGIGTESEADADQEKQKQYIQFTLTDISTHGDKGKANEFCKFIASKLKGELHLFNGRVMYYYPKK